A genomic region of Vespa crabro chromosome 19, iyVesCrab1.2, whole genome shotgun sequence contains the following coding sequences:
- the LOC124430744 gene encoding uncharacterized protein LOC124430744 isoform X2 yields the protein MRLFKRQTSDTCPQLVSATPISQDETSETVTANGTTIEQNEKSLVVDKKDSSKRLDRDGGEPGESEKTVPGQSFMITRKGISTWGRKVGRRLDQLKRSESSELLSVSGRRRRWSPNRKRYEDSLEEKENGSNEHSFPEFPKPKRVSRVESLKNLFRSTERSNFLSSNSTSRNVTIHEESHYPMEKALSDGAIKNVATFQVKSENNNDERLRGTLLQEKQRRLSRSIHDLQEQERVIDFILMNQQVLKTQEGTALVKETLSKLEKASSSKDTSSEYSSSTSRMNRRSDVSLKTSTLSRAKSKNLFSNTNERDSFRNDQQRSCPLTGLEDLMSNLRLGCDESGYDSDSTRAGADSPDSEQCAQRMTKPRSFSITSDDYHGIDLSLPPIINQVESSKDTEDSENANDTIVEAHHFLNDSNKTESTLVMSEHDDDTDSCDENTFEDYEQCTKLNFFDNSNRNDSKMESSSRYSKIFPTTSKNVASVSQTNRIIQSSLIQTKPIISSRNRKFGSGSVLTLLDNASSPCKDSPPATKINSSTLLLKSPIQYYSPKRSRSALEAETSSDESINRINKVKRMVFADNPRSITTSTPAKSTLVRRELKTMKFTVERSGNLGISVERREAVRPFYVISKLDSNGEAAKSKLFRIGDEIVRVCGRRLRGMTINEARSALRNCVGNVELQIAREPTFAFGEEIGDTWADLERVPSRPRNDSDAWTLQESKSDPGVSNISKVESSQDDHRSKNEEAPTKRPKSELSINETRDDNGRKMTGMRKFQVIKKRTSHPVCYPKRVSSLSKDLLTVTLEKGAIKKLGFSIVGGSDSKKGYMGIFVKDIMEGGQAAEEGTLRVGDEILAINGIPMDGATHTKALQTFKNAKPGKMILCIGRRDPTNKRLCYK from the exons ATGCGTTTATTCAAAAGACAAACATCGGATACCTGTCCGCAGCTGGTATCAGCTACACCGATATCCCAAGATGAAACATCCGAGACAGTGACTGCAAATGGTACTACAATTGAGCAGAATGAAAAGTCCTTGGttgttgataaaaaagattcatCGAAGAGACTCGATAGGGATGGTGGAGAACCTGGAGAGTCTGAGAAAACTGTACCTGGGCAGTCATTCATGATAACTCGTAAAG GTATTTCAACATGGGGTCGGAAAGTAGGCCGAAGGTTAGATCAATTGAAGAGATCGGAAAGTTCGGAGTTACTTTCGGTTTCGGGTAGAAGACGTCGTTGGAGTCCAAATCGGAAGAGATACGAAGATAGCttggaggaaaaggaaaat gGCTCGAACGAACATTCCTTTCCGGAATTCCCCAAGCCAAAAAGAGTCTCCAGAGTGGAATCCTTGAAGAATTTATTCCGGTCGACAGAGAGGAGTAATTTTTTAAGTTCGAATTCAACCTCGAGAAACGTGACGATCCACGAGGAGAGCCATTATCCAATGGAGAAAGCTCTCAGCGATGGGGCCATTAAAAACGTAGCTACGTTTCAAGTCAAGtctgagaataataacgacgaacGATTAAGGGGAACTCTGCTTCAAGAAAAACAGCGACGGCTCAGTCGTAGTATTCACGACCTTCAGGAGCAGGAACGTGTCATCGACTTTATTCTCATGAATCAGCAGGTGTTAAAGACTCAAGAGGGAACAGCATTGGTAAAGGAGACTTTGAGTAAGCTAGAGAAGGCTAGTAGTTCGAAGGATACGTCGTCGGAATATTCATCCTCGACGTCTAGGATGAACAGAAGAAGTGACGTCTCATTGAAAACGAGTACACTTAGTAGAGCGAAGAGTAAAAATCTTTTCAGTAACACCAATGAACGGGATAg TTTTAGGAACGATCAACAAAGATCTTGTCCCTTGACCGGTTTGGAGGATCTTATGAGCAATCTTCGTCTAGGTTGTGACGAGAGTGGTTACGACTCCGATAGCACACGAGCAGGTGCTGATTCTCCTGATAGTGAACAATGTGCTCAGAGAATGACAAAGCCTCGTAGCTTCTCGATAACTTCCGATGATTATCATGGTATAGATCTATCATTGCCACCTATTATCAATCAAGTTGAATCTTCGAAGGATACCGAAGATTCTGAGAATGCTAACGATACCATCGTGGAGGCACATCATTTCTTGAATGATTCTAACAAGACTGAATCGACCTTGGTCATGTCCGAGCATGACGATGACACTGACAGTTGCGACGAAAACACTTTTGAGGACTATGAACAGTGCAccaaattaaatttcttcgatAACTCTAATAGGAACGACTCAAAGATGGAGTCCAGTAGTCGATActcgaaaatatttccaacGACTTCGAAGAACGTTGCATCTGTATCTCAGACGAATAGGATCATTCAAAGTTCATTGATACAAACGAAACCTATAATTTCTTCAAGGAATCGAAAATTTGGAAGTGGTAGCGTATTGACTCTTCTCGATAATGCTTCTTCTCCTTGTAAGGACAGTCCACCAGCAACGAAGATTAATTCGTCGACGTTGTTACTGAAAAGTCCAATTCAATATTATAGTCCTAAAAGATCTCGTTCTGCTTTGGAAGCTGAAACATCTTCAGACGAATCTATCAATAGAATCAATAAGGTTAAGAGAATGGTTTTCGCTGATAATCCTCGATCAATAACAACTTCAACGCCAGCTAAATCAACTTTAGTACGTCGAGAATTGAAGACTATGAAATTCACCGTTGAAAGATCGGGCAATCTTGGTATCTCCGTTGAGAGACGGGAAGCTGTCAGACCATTTTACGTGATATCAAAGTTAGATTCCAACGGTGAAGCAGCTAAATccaaattatttcgaattggCGACGAGATCGTCCGAGTCTGTGGTCGTAGATTACGTGGAATGACTATCAACGAGGCTAGGAGCGCCTTACGTAATTGTGTAGGAAACGTTGAGCTACAAATCGCTAGAGAACCAACATTTGCATTTGGTGAAGAGATCGGTGATACTTGGGCTGATTTAGAGAGAGTTCCTTCTCGTCCTCGAAATGATTCTGACGCGTGGACATTGCAAGAGAGTAAATCTGATCCTGGAGTTTCCAACATATCCAAAGTTGAATCTTCTCAAGATGATCATCGATCGAAGAACGAAGAGGCTCCAACAAAGCGACCCAAAAGTGAATTATCGATTAACGAGACGAGAGACGATAACGGGAGAAAGATGACTGGTATGAGGAAATTTCAAGTTATCAAGAAACGAACTTCACATCCAGTTTGTTATCCGAAAAGAGTGTCAAGCCTTTCGAAAGATTTGTTGACCGTGACCTTGGAAAAAGGAGCTATAAAGAAACTTGGTTTCTCGATCGTCGGAGGATCCGATAGCAAGAAGGGTTATATGGGTATTTTCGTAAAGGATATTATGGAAGGTGGTCAGGCAGCTGAAGAAGGTACACTTAGGGTCGGTGATGAGATCTTAGCGATTAATGGCATACCAATGGACGGAGCAACCCACACGAAGGCCCTTCAGACTTTCAAGAATGCCAAACCAGGCAAAATGATTCTCTGCATCGGACGAAGGGATCCAACGAATAAACGGTTGTGTTACAAATGA
- the LOC124430774 gene encoding extensin-like, with translation MQPLQWLKILLLLNYGAGRQVRLGRQAGYNYQRPRVPFFLPTENVGSNVPAYPAQRYNYPSYPTYNYPAPYRPFQPALPSYPSPQPPPSYPSPQPPPSYPSPQPQPSYPSPQPQPSYPSPQPQPSYPSPQPPPSYPSPRPPPPSYPSPRPPPPSYPSPRPPPPSYPSPRPPPPSYPSPQPPPQTQEVIIISSTPYPASRQPTPSPTPFPQPSYPPSRPPPRLPPPPLSPPPSQSPYPPSPTPSPTTPTPYPPSGPPSRPSSPSFSYPPSYTPSTLPPITPSYPSSRPSLPPTGPGSTPAPTYLPPYDQGNSRQPAFNSLSGSGSSAFPSSFANSGVVKLSGTATSSSSFNIGFRGTPSNTASANGAYYNTQSPSAFTSTGTLSQVTKITGPAAAPASYNVPAISSPGIGGQDANYPTYVQAPSPAYYPAPAPAPAAQPAPNFLTATYPIQAPPNTALSAAFNPAPPFLSSTPTLPAVNYVQSPAVPGVVGPPVQIYSPASTAVVAQAGYPSYQSVSPAPAAISAQPAYPSVYQSVAPGPASVPAFIPSPAFQTVPSPAQSTFVNPPAQTYLATNVPSYPSYQQQSPAAPMYNYQPSIPAVQQQSSFSPAVQQQPSFSPAVQQQTSFAPAVQQQTSFVPTGQQQQSFAPANPPSISYIPQTG, from the exons ATGCAGCCATTACAATGG TTGAAAATACTACTCTTGCTGAATTATGGCGCTGGGCGACAAGTGCGGCTTGGACGACAAGCCGGATATAACTATCAAAGGCCGAGAGTACCGTTCTTCTTACCGACTGAGAATGTCGGTTCGAACGTACCTGCCTATCCCGCACAACGTTACAACTATCCAAGTTATCCTACTTATAATTATCCTGCTCCTTATCGACCTTTTCAACCAGCTCTTCCATCTTATCCATCTCCTCAACCACCACCTTCTTACCCGTCTCCTCAGCCACCACCTTCTTACCCGTCTCCTCAGCCACAACCTTCTTATCCATCACCACAGCCACAACCTTCTTATCCATCACCACAGCCACAACCTTCTTATCCATCACCACAGCCACCACCTTCATATCCATCTCCACGGCCACCACCACCTTCATATCCATCTCCACGGCCACCACCTCCTTCATATCCATCTCCACGACCACCACCTCCTTCATATCCATCCCCACGACCACCACCTCCTTCGTATCCATCCCCACAACCACCACCTCAAACGCAagaagttataataatatcttcaaCTCCATATCCTGCATCACGCCAGCCAACGCCATCACCTACACCTTTTCCTCAACCATCTTATCCTCCATCGCGACCTCCACCAAGACTTCCACCTCCTCCCCTTTCACCTCCACCATCCCAATCTCCTTACCCACCTAGTCCAACACCTTCGCCCACAACACCTACCCCTTATCCACCATCAGGCCCTCCTTCGAGACCATCATCACCTTCATTTTCTTATCCGCCATCATATACTCCGTCGACTCTACCACCGATAACACCATCATACCCTTCGTCGCGGCCTTCACTACCTCCAACTGG GCCTGGCTCTACACCCGCACCAACATATTTACCTCCTTATGATCAAGGAAATAGCAGACAACCTGCTTTTAATAGTCTTTCAGGAAGCGGCTCTTCCGCCTTTCCTTCATCTTTTGCGAATTCAGGAGTAGTGAAGCTAAGCGGTACCGCTACTTCGTCAAGCTCTTTCAACATCGGTTTTCGAGGCACTCCATCGAACACTGCTTCAGCGAATGGAGCGTATTATAATACTCAAAGTCCTTCTGCATTCACGTCAACCGGAACATTGTCGCAAGTCACGAAAATAACTGGACCTGCTGCTGCGCCAGCATCCTACAATGTTCCGGCTATTTCGAGTCCAGGAATTGGAGGACAAGACGCAAATTATCCGACATATGTTCAAGCACCTAGCCCAGCGTATTACCCTGCTCCTGCTCCTGCTCCAGCAGCACAACCAGCTCCAAATTTTCTTACAGCCACTTATCCTATTCAAGCACCACCTAATACTGCTTTGTCAGCAGCTTTCAATCCTGCACCGCCATTCCTGTCAAGTACACCTACTCTACCAGCTGTAAATTATGTTCAAAGTCCAGCTGTTCCAGGGGTCGTAGGACCTCCTGTTCAAATTTATTCTCCAGCTTCTACTGCTGTAGTTGCTCAGGCAGGCTATCCTAGTTATCAATCTGTTTCTCCAGCCCCTGCTGCTATAAGTGCTCAGCCAGCCTATCCAAGTGTTTATCAATCTGTTGCTCCAGGTCCAGCATCAGTTCCAGCATTTATACCTAGTCCTGCCTTTCAAACAGTTCCTAGTCCTGCACAATCAACTTTTGTAAATCCACCAGCGCAAACCTACCTCGCAACAAACGTTCCCAGTTACCCTAGTTACCAGCAACAATCTCCTGCAGCACCAATGTACAATTATCAGCCGTCGATACCAGCGGTACAACAGCAATCATCGTTTTCTCCAGCAGTACAACAGCAACCATCGTTTTCTCCAGCAGTACAACAACAAACGTCGTTTGCTCCAGCAGTGCAACAACAAACATCGTTTGTTCCAACAGGTCAACAGCAACAATCATTTGCTCCAGCCAATCCACCGTCAATCAGCTACATTCCACAAACGGGATGA
- the LOC124430744 gene encoding uncharacterized protein LOC124430744 isoform X1 — MRLFKRQTSDTCPQLVSATPISQDETSETVTANGTTIEQNEKSLVVDKKDSSKRLDRDGGEPGESEKTVPGQSFMITRKGISTWGRKVGRRLDQLKRSESSELLSVSGRRRRWSPNRKRYEDSLEEKENGSNEHSFPEFPKPKRVSRVESLKNLFRSTERSNFLSSNSTSRNVTIHEESHYPMEKALSDGAIKNVATFQVKSENNNDERLRGTLLQEKQRRLSRSIHDLQEQERVIDFILMNQQVLKTQEGTALVKETLSKLEKASSSKDTSSEYSSSTSRMNRRSDVSLKTSTLSRAKSKNLFSNTNERDSFRNDQQRSCPLTGLEDLMSNLRLGCDESGYDSDSTRAGADSPDSEQCAQRMTKPRSFSITSDDYHGIDLSLPPIINQVESSKDTEDSENANDTIVEAHHFLNDSNKTESTLVMSEHDDDTDSCDENTFEDYEQCTKLNFFDNSNRNDSKMESSSRYSKIFPTTSKNVASVSQTNRIIQSSLIQTKPIISSRNRKFGSGSVLTLLDNASSPCKDSPPATKINSSTLLLKSPIQYYSPKRSRSALEAETSSDESINRINKVKRMVFADNPRSITTSTPAKSTLVRRELKTMKFTVERSGNLGISVERREAVRPFYVISKLDSNGEAAKSKLFRIGDEIVRVCGRRLRGMTINEARSALRNCVGNVELQIAREPTFAFGEEIGDTWADLERVPSRPRNDSDAWTLQESKSDPGVSNISKVESSQDDHRSKNEEAPTKRPKSELSINETRDDNGRKMTGMRKFQVIKKRTSHPVCYPKRVSSLSKDLLTVTLEKGAIKKLGFSIVGGSDSKKGYMGIFVKDIMEGGQAAEEGTLRVGDEILAINGIPMDGATHTKALQTFKNAKPGKMILCIGRRDPTNKRYITQSKSCDCLSKLTENGYE, encoded by the exons ATGCGTTTATTCAAAAGACAAACATCGGATACCTGTCCGCAGCTGGTATCAGCTACACCGATATCCCAAGATGAAACATCCGAGACAGTGACTGCAAATGGTACTACAATTGAGCAGAATGAAAAGTCCTTGGttgttgataaaaaagattcatCGAAGAGACTCGATAGGGATGGTGGAGAACCTGGAGAGTCTGAGAAAACTGTACCTGGGCAGTCATTCATGATAACTCGTAAAG GTATTTCAACATGGGGTCGGAAAGTAGGCCGAAGGTTAGATCAATTGAAGAGATCGGAAAGTTCGGAGTTACTTTCGGTTTCGGGTAGAAGACGTCGTTGGAGTCCAAATCGGAAGAGATACGAAGATAGCttggaggaaaaggaaaat gGCTCGAACGAACATTCCTTTCCGGAATTCCCCAAGCCAAAAAGAGTCTCCAGAGTGGAATCCTTGAAGAATTTATTCCGGTCGACAGAGAGGAGTAATTTTTTAAGTTCGAATTCAACCTCGAGAAACGTGACGATCCACGAGGAGAGCCATTATCCAATGGAGAAAGCTCTCAGCGATGGGGCCATTAAAAACGTAGCTACGTTTCAAGTCAAGtctgagaataataacgacgaacGATTAAGGGGAACTCTGCTTCAAGAAAAACAGCGACGGCTCAGTCGTAGTATTCACGACCTTCAGGAGCAGGAACGTGTCATCGACTTTATTCTCATGAATCAGCAGGTGTTAAAGACTCAAGAGGGAACAGCATTGGTAAAGGAGACTTTGAGTAAGCTAGAGAAGGCTAGTAGTTCGAAGGATACGTCGTCGGAATATTCATCCTCGACGTCTAGGATGAACAGAAGAAGTGACGTCTCATTGAAAACGAGTACACTTAGTAGAGCGAAGAGTAAAAATCTTTTCAGTAACACCAATGAACGGGATAg TTTTAGGAACGATCAACAAAGATCTTGTCCCTTGACCGGTTTGGAGGATCTTATGAGCAATCTTCGTCTAGGTTGTGACGAGAGTGGTTACGACTCCGATAGCACACGAGCAGGTGCTGATTCTCCTGATAGTGAACAATGTGCTCAGAGAATGACAAAGCCTCGTAGCTTCTCGATAACTTCCGATGATTATCATGGTATAGATCTATCATTGCCACCTATTATCAATCAAGTTGAATCTTCGAAGGATACCGAAGATTCTGAGAATGCTAACGATACCATCGTGGAGGCACATCATTTCTTGAATGATTCTAACAAGACTGAATCGACCTTGGTCATGTCCGAGCATGACGATGACACTGACAGTTGCGACGAAAACACTTTTGAGGACTATGAACAGTGCAccaaattaaatttcttcgatAACTCTAATAGGAACGACTCAAAGATGGAGTCCAGTAGTCGATActcgaaaatatttccaacGACTTCGAAGAACGTTGCATCTGTATCTCAGACGAATAGGATCATTCAAAGTTCATTGATACAAACGAAACCTATAATTTCTTCAAGGAATCGAAAATTTGGAAGTGGTAGCGTATTGACTCTTCTCGATAATGCTTCTTCTCCTTGTAAGGACAGTCCACCAGCAACGAAGATTAATTCGTCGACGTTGTTACTGAAAAGTCCAATTCAATATTATAGTCCTAAAAGATCTCGTTCTGCTTTGGAAGCTGAAACATCTTCAGACGAATCTATCAATAGAATCAATAAGGTTAAGAGAATGGTTTTCGCTGATAATCCTCGATCAATAACAACTTCAACGCCAGCTAAATCAACTTTAGTACGTCGAGAATTGAAGACTATGAAATTCACCGTTGAAAGATCGGGCAATCTTGGTATCTCCGTTGAGAGACGGGAAGCTGTCAGACCATTTTACGTGATATCAAAGTTAGATTCCAACGGTGAAGCAGCTAAATccaaattatttcgaattggCGACGAGATCGTCCGAGTCTGTGGTCGTAGATTACGTGGAATGACTATCAACGAGGCTAGGAGCGCCTTACGTAATTGTGTAGGAAACGTTGAGCTACAAATCGCTAGAGAACCAACATTTGCATTTGGTGAAGAGATCGGTGATACTTGGGCTGATTTAGAGAGAGTTCCTTCTCGTCCTCGAAATGATTCTGACGCGTGGACATTGCAAGAGAGTAAATCTGATCCTGGAGTTTCCAACATATCCAAAGTTGAATCTTCTCAAGATGATCATCGATCGAAGAACGAAGAGGCTCCAACAAAGCGACCCAAAAGTGAATTATCGATTAACGAGACGAGAGACGATAACGGGAGAAAGATGACTGGTATGAGGAAATTTCAAGTTATCAAGAAACGAACTTCACATCCAGTTTGTTATCCGAAAAGAGTGTCAAGCCTTTCGAAAGATTTGTTGACCGTGACCTTGGAAAAAGGAGCTATAAAGAAACTTGGTTTCTCGATCGTCGGAGGATCCGATAGCAAGAAGGGTTATATGGGTATTTTCGTAAAGGATATTATGGAAGGTGGTCAGGCAGCTGAAGAAGGTACACTTAGGGTCGGTGATGAGATCTTAGCGATTAATGGCATACCAATGGACGGAGCAACCCACACGAAGGCCCTTCAGACTTTCAAGAATGCCAAACCAGGCAAAATGATTCTCTGCATCGGACGAAGGGATCCAACGAATAAACG gtaCATAACTCAATCCAAGTCTTGCGATTGTTTAAGTAAATTAACGGAAAATGGATATGAATGA